One stretch of Anolis sagrei isolate rAnoSag1 chromosome 11, rAnoSag1.mat, whole genome shotgun sequence DNA includes these proteins:
- the DUSP14 gene encoding dual specificity protein phosphatase 14: MTAPRHYYTLPRTLLTPRLYSDGTMGGIAQITPFLYLSKGSVASNRQLLLARGITCIVNATVEVPNANFPNFEYYRVPVADMPSAPISMYFDSVADKIQSVARKRGATLVHCAAGVSRSATLCIAYLMKYQNVSLHEAYNWVKSRRPVINPNVGFWRQLIDYERELYGRNSVKMVQTTYGMMPDVYLGGRRNFMPLWGI, encoded by the coding sequence ATGACCGCCCCACGACACTACTACACCTTACCCCGGACTCTACTCACCCCCCGCTTGTATTCTGACGGGACGATGGGCGGCATTGCCCAAATCACCCCCTTCCTATACCTCAGCAAGGGGAGCGTGGCCTCCAACCGGCAGCTGCTCTTGGCACGGGGCATCACCTGCATCGTCAACGCCACCGTCGAGGTGCCCAACGCCAACTTCCCCAACTTTGAGTACTACAGAGTGCCCGTGGCCGACATGCCCAGCGCTCCTATCTCCATGTACTTCGACAGTGTGGCTGACAAGATCCAAAGCGTGGCCCGTAAGCGGGGCGCCACCTTGGTCCACTGTGCGGCCGGCGTGAGTCGGTCGGCCACCCTCTGCATCGCTTACCTGATGAAGTACCAAAACGTCAGCCTCCACGAGGCGTACAACTGGGTGAAGTCCAGGCGCCCGGTCATCAACCCCAACGTCGGTTTCTGGAGGCAGCTCATCGACTACGAACGGGAGCTCTATGGGAGGAACAGCGTGAAAATGGTACAAACGACGTACGGCATGATGCCGGATGTTTACTTGGGAGGGAGGAGAAACTTTATGCCTCTCTGGGGGATCTGA